A genomic stretch from Aedes albopictus strain Foshan chromosome 2, AalbF5, whole genome shotgun sequence includes:
- the LOC115255990 gene encoding mitochondrial intermembrane space import and assembly protein 40-B-like has protein sequence MSLCKSFGKDNVIFALAEDHATPSTVELPEPEASPGLILENGDINWNCPCLGGMATGPCGVEFREAFSCFHYSEAQSKGSDCYDAFKTMQDCMANYPVVYKQNLQDEEDGGLDLGAVLDEDEEDPDKQTLKQVLEVR, from the coding sequence ATGTCCCTGTGCAAGAGCTTCGGTAAGGACAATGTGATATTTGCCCTCGCCGAGGACCATGCGACACCGAGCACGGTGGAACTGCCGGAACCGGAAGCCAGTCCCGGCCTGATACTGGAAAACGGGGACATCAACTGGAACTGTCCTTGCCTGGGTGGAATGGCAACTGGGCCGTGCGGTGTGGAGTTTCGTGAGGCTTTCTCTTGCTTTCACTATAGTGAAGCACAATCCAAAGGATCAGACTGTTATGATGCGTTCAAAACGATGCAGGACTGTATGGCGAACTACCCGGTGGTATACAAGCAGAACCTACAAGACGAAGAGGACGGCGGTCTGGATTTGGGTGCCGTGCTAGATGAAGATGAGGAGGATCCGGATAAGCAAACGTTGAAACaggtgttggaagttaggtag